One genomic window of Ottowia oryzae includes the following:
- a CDS encoding MliC family protein, protein MKTLAIALVAACSALACTSPTPAPPTDPTPAVRNVRFTCTNGEWLSVRFFTEEARAILTRNGHDIALQQQPSGSGFIYSNGPNTIRGKGQDLTVEIGRRVPLQCQAR, encoded by the coding sequence ATGAAAACCCTCGCCATCGCTCTTGTGGCCGCCTGCAGCGCCCTGGCCTGCACCAGCCCGACGCCCGCCCCGCCAACCGATCCAACGCCCGCCGTGCGCAATGTCCGGTTCACCTGCACGAACGGCGAATGGCTGTCGGTGCGCTTTTTCACCGAAGAAGCGCGCGCCATCCTGACGCGCAACGGGCATGACATCGCACTGCAGCAGCAGCCCAGCGGATCGGGCTTCATCTACAGCAACGGGCCGAACACGATTCGCGGCAAGGGGCAGGATCTGACGGTGGAAATCGGCCGCAGGGTGCCGCTGCAATGCCAGGCGCGTTGA
- a CDS encoding YybH family protein: MPKSRYSAAQLGGTADEVEAAFYEALQRGDLDQLMACWADEDDVFCVHPGGPRQVGVVAIRAAFEALLTGGSLRATPERVRRIETLGAAVHNVIERIELRTAEGTHHAWVVATNVYMKTAEGWRLVAHHASPGGSEEPEHTVPGQLLH, encoded by the coding sequence ATGCCCAAGTCCCGCTACAGCGCCGCGCAACTCGGCGGCACCGCCGACGAGGTGGAAGCCGCGTTCTACGAAGCGCTGCAGCGTGGCGATCTGGACCAGCTCATGGCCTGCTGGGCGGACGAGGACGACGTGTTCTGCGTGCACCCGGGCGGCCCGCGCCAGGTGGGCGTGGTGGCCATTCGCGCCGCTTTTGAAGCCCTGCTGACCGGCGGCAGCCTGCGCGCCACACCCGAGCGCGTGCGCCGCATCGAAACGCTGGGCGCGGCCGTGCACAACGTGATCGAGCGGATCGAGCTGCGCACCGCCGAGGGCACGCACCACGCCTGGGTGGTGGCGACGAACGTGTACATGAAGACGGCCGAAGGCTGGCGCCTGGTGGCGCACCACGCCAGCCCTGGCGGCAGCGAAGAGCCAGAGCACACCGTGCCCGGCCAGCTGCTGCATTGA
- a CDS encoding DUF2946 family protein, translating to MDDMVLQAMAKWPNVPDCYGWLGLDARGDWYLRDAAAQAQGAFTIGAPGAKGSRLEHAKFIDFIQRNYEADAQGRWFFQNGPQRVFVELEVAPWVWRLSPDGSVRSRDGRPADVQAVLVDELGRVFLRTDRGMGLVHTQDMGLLADALEAGRWQPRDVRSADLPTLGGYVLSPQADAAPSR from the coding sequence ATGGACGACATGGTTCTGCAGGCGATGGCCAAGTGGCCCAACGTGCCCGACTGCTACGGCTGGCTGGGCCTGGACGCGCGCGGCGACTGGTACCTGCGCGACGCTGCGGCGCAGGCGCAGGGCGCCTTCACCATCGGCGCGCCGGGCGCCAAGGGTTCGCGCCTGGAGCACGCCAAGTTCATCGACTTCATCCAGCGCAACTACGAGGCCGACGCCCAGGGGCGCTGGTTCTTCCAGAACGGCCCGCAGCGCGTGTTCGTCGAGCTGGAAGTCGCCCCGTGGGTGTGGCGGCTGTCGCCCGACGGCAGCGTGCGCAGCCGCGACGGCCGCCCTGCCGACGTTCAGGCCGTGCTGGTGGACGAGCTTGGCCGCGTCTTCCTGCGCACCGACCGCGGCATGGGCCTGGTGCACACGCAAGACATGGGCCTGCTGGCCGATGCGCTGGAAGCCGGCCGCTGGCAGCCACGCGACGTGCGCAGCGCCGACTTGCCGACACTGGGCGGCTACGTGCTCAGCCCGCAAGCGGATGCCGCGCCCAGCCGCTGA
- a CDS encoding efflux RND transporter permease subunit has translation MAKFFIERPIFAWVIALFIIVMGSVSITQLPVAQYPPVAPPAILISTAYPGASAQTLEDSVLSVIEREMNGAPGLIYMESVAQADGSGSITITFEPGTNEDLAQVEVQNRLSRATSRLPAAVTQQGVLVDKARDNFLLFAMLSSDNPNFDPVMLGDYAARNVQPELQRVKGIGKVQLFGSETAMRIWIDPAKLQGYGLSAAQVSAAIRAQNAQVASGTIGDLPNVAGQSIAATVVVKGQLSSVEQFKNIVLRANADGSSVRLKDVARVELGGQSYATSARLDGVPAVGLGVQLAPSGNAMESARLTREKMTELAKFFPQGVKWSIPYDSSEFVSISIKQVTETLFEAVALVFLVMFLFLQNWRYTVIPTLVVPIALLGTFATLLALGFSINVLTMFGMVLVIGIVVDDAIVVVENVERIMSEEGLPPREATKKAMQQISGAIIGVTVVLISVFVPLAFFSGSTGNIYRQFSAVMVASIGFSAFMALSLTPALCATLLKPVEAGHHHEKSGFFGWFNRGFTRTAKGYESVVSRILKRAARYLVIYVAIIGAVVILYQRLPSSFLPNEDQGNILVNVQLPPGATQERMVNVMEQVEGYILKQPEVKSMVSVLGFSFSGQGQNAGIGFVTLKDWSERKGAGESASALAGRAFGALSGIRDAFIYPLSPPPIPELGAASGFSFRLQDRAGQGHQALVNARNQLLGMASQSKVLSQVRPDGLEDAPQLQIDIDRDKAQALGVGFDAINSSLSTALGSSYLNDFPNRGRLQRVVIQADAPARMQPEDLLKLTAPNAQGQSVPLSAFATTHWITGAQQTVRYNGYPSMRISGDAAHGFSTGAAMAEMEKLAAKLPPGFGYEWTGQSREEKLAGSQSIILYGFAILAVFLCLAALYESWSIPLSVILVVPLGILGVLSATMLRGYSNDVYFQVGLITIIGLSAKNAILIIEFAKDLQAQGKNVVAAALEAAHLRFRPIIMTSLAFGLGVVPLFIASGAGSASQRAIGTGVIGGMVTGTALSVFFVPIFFVVVRTLFKGSKRQQERDKQHAQGAGIQEEPQP, from the coding sequence ATGGCCAAGTTCTTTATCGAACGCCCGATCTTCGCCTGGGTGATCGCGCTGTTCATCATCGTGATGGGCTCCGTCTCCATCACCCAGCTGCCGGTCGCGCAGTACCCGCCCGTCGCACCGCCGGCGATTCTGATCAGCACCGCCTACCCGGGCGCCTCAGCGCAGACGCTGGAGGACAGCGTGCTGTCCGTCATCGAGCGCGAGATGAACGGCGCACCTGGCCTGATCTACATGGAATCGGTGGCCCAGGCCGATGGCTCGGGCTCGATCACCATCACGTTCGAGCCTGGCACCAACGAAGATCTGGCGCAGGTGGAGGTGCAAAACCGCCTGTCGCGCGCCACTTCGCGCCTGCCAGCGGCCGTGACCCAGCAGGGCGTGTTGGTGGACAAGGCGCGCGACAACTTCCTGTTGTTCGCGATGCTGAGCTCGGACAACCCGAACTTCGACCCGGTGATGCTGGGCGACTACGCGGCCCGCAACGTCCAGCCTGAACTGCAGCGCGTCAAGGGCATCGGCAAGGTGCAGCTGTTCGGCTCAGAAACGGCCATGCGCATCTGGATCGACCCTGCCAAGCTGCAAGGCTACGGCCTGTCGGCGGCGCAAGTCTCGGCCGCGATCCGCGCGCAGAACGCCCAGGTGGCGTCGGGCACCATTGGCGACCTGCCGAACGTCGCTGGCCAGAGCATCGCCGCCACGGTGGTGGTCAAAGGGCAGCTTTCCAGCGTGGAGCAGTTCAAGAACATCGTGCTGCGCGCCAACGCAGATGGCTCTTCGGTGCGCCTGAAAGACGTCGCTCGCGTGGAGCTTGGCGGCCAGAGCTACGCCACGTCGGCGCGCCTGGATGGCGTGCCCGCCGTGGGCCTGGGCGTGCAGCTGGCCCCCAGCGGCAACGCCATGGAATCCGCGCGCCTGACGCGCGAGAAGATGACCGAGCTGGCCAAATTCTTCCCGCAGGGCGTGAAGTGGAGCATTCCTTACGACAGCTCTGAATTCGTCAGCATCTCCATCAAGCAGGTCACTGAAACACTGTTCGAAGCCGTGGCGCTGGTGTTCCTGGTGATGTTCCTGTTCCTGCAGAACTGGCGCTACACCGTGATTCCCACGCTGGTGGTGCCCATTGCCTTGCTGGGTACGTTTGCCACGTTGCTGGCACTGGGTTTCTCGATCAACGTGCTGACCATGTTCGGCATGGTGCTGGTGATCGGTATCGTGGTGGATGACGCCATCGTGGTGGTCGAGAACGTCGAGCGCATCATGAGCGAGGAAGGCCTGCCGCCGCGCGAGGCTACCAAGAAAGCCATGCAGCAGATCTCGGGCGCCATCATCGGCGTGACCGTGGTGTTGATCTCGGTGTTCGTGCCGCTGGCCTTCTTCTCGGGCTCCACGGGCAACATCTACCGGCAGTTCTCTGCGGTGATGGTCGCCTCGATCGGGTTCTCGGCCTTCATGGCGCTGTCGCTCACACCTGCGCTGTGCGCCACGCTGCTCAAGCCGGTCGAGGCCGGCCACCACCACGAGAAGTCCGGCTTCTTCGGCTGGTTCAACCGTGGCTTCACACGCACGGCCAAGGGCTATGAAAGCGTGGTGTCGCGCATCCTGAAACGCGCCGCGCGCTACCTGGTGATCTACGTGGCCATCATCGGCGCGGTGGTCATCCTGTACCAGCGCCTGCCCAGCTCTTTCCTGCCCAACGAAGACCAGGGCAACATCCTGGTGAACGTCCAGCTGCCCCCCGGCGCCACGCAGGAACGCATGGTCAACGTGATGGAGCAGGTGGAGGGCTACATCCTCAAGCAGCCGGAAGTCAAAAGCATGGTCAGCGTGCTGGGCTTCAGCTTCTCGGGCCAGGGCCAGAACGCGGGTATCGGCTTCGTGACGCTGAAAGACTGGAGCGAACGCAAGGGCGCGGGCGAAAGCGCCTCGGCGCTGGCCGGGCGTGCGTTTGGCGCGCTGTCGGGCATCCGCGACGCTTTCATCTACCCGTTGAGCCCCCCGCCCATCCCTGAACTGGGTGCCGCCAGCGGCTTCAGCTTCCGTTTGCAGGATCGCGCCGGACAGGGCCACCAGGCCTTGGTGAACGCGCGCAACCAGTTGCTGGGCATGGCCTCGCAAAGCAAGGTGCTGTCGCAGGTGCGCCCGGACGGCCTGGAAGACGCGCCGCAGCTGCAGATCGACATCGACCGCGACAAGGCGCAGGCGCTGGGCGTGGGCTTTGACGCCATCAACAGCTCGCTGTCCACCGCGCTGGGCTCCAGCTATCTCAACGACTTCCCCAACCGCGGCCGCTTGCAGCGGGTGGTGATCCAGGCCGACGCGCCTGCGCGCATGCAGCCTGAGGATTTGCTCAAGCTGACCGCGCCCAACGCCCAAGGCCAGTCCGTTCCGCTGTCGGCATTTGCCACCACGCACTGGATCACAGGCGCGCAGCAAACCGTGCGCTACAACGGCTATCCGTCGATGCGGATCAGCGGTGATGCGGCGCACGGCTTCAGCACGGGCGCGGCCATGGCGGAAATGGAAAAGCTCGCTGCCAAGTTGCCCCCAGGCTTTGGCTATGAGTGGACGGGCCAGTCGCGTGAGGAAAAGCTGGCGGGCTCGCAGTCCATCATCCTGTATGGCTTCGCCATCCTGGCGGTGTTCCTCTGCCTGGCAGCGCTCTACGAGAGCTGGTCGATCCCGCTGTCGGTGATTCTGGTCGTGCCGCTGGGCATTCTGGGGGTGCTGAGCGCCACCATGCTGCGCGGTTATTCGAACGACGTGTACTTCCAGGTGGGCCTGATCACCATCATTGGCCTGTCGGCGAAGAACGCCATTCTGATCATCGAATTCGCCAAGGACCTGCAGGCGCAAGGCAAGAACGTGGTTGCCGCCGCGCTGGAAGCGGCCCACCTGCGTTTCCGCCCAATCATCATGACCTCGCTGGCGTTTGGCCTCGGCGTGGTGCCGCTGTTCATTGCCTCTGGCGCCGGCTCGGCCAGCCAGCGCGCGATCGGCACCGGCGTGATCGGCGGGATGGTGACAGGCACCGCCTTGTCCGTGTTCTTCGTTCCCATCTTCTTCGTGGTGGTGCGCACGCTGTTCAAGGGCAGCAAGCGCCAGCAGGAACGGGACAAACAGCACGCTCAAGGCGCAGGCATTCAGGAAGAACCCCAACCATGA
- the speD gene encoding adenosylmethionine decarboxylase: MPPLHTAPSAAQPAAAGDARLRPAARKAPGVHLLGDLHGCRGDARLMRDAAHLQAFCQRAVAAAGLTAVGALFHSFGEGAGVTGVVVLAESHLSVHTWPEDGYVTLDVYVCSYSTDNRQRAQALFDAVVQAFSPAEPHLQRIERG, encoded by the coding sequence ATGCCACCGCTGCACACCGCGCCCAGCGCCGCCCAGCCAGCGGCCGCTGGCGATGCGCGCCTGCGCCCCGCCGCGCGCAAGGCGCCAGGGGTGCACCTGCTGGGCGACTTGCACGGCTGCCGAGGCGATGCGCGCCTGATGCGCGACGCCGCCCACCTGCAGGCGTTCTGCCAGCGCGCGGTGGCCGCTGCCGGGCTGACCGCCGTGGGCGCCCTGTTTCACAGCTTTGGCGAAGGCGCCGGGGTAACGGGCGTGGTGGTCCTGGCGGAATCGCACCTGTCCGTGCACACCTGGCCAGAAGACGGCTATGTGACGCTGGACGTGTACGTCTGCAGCTACAGCACCGACAACCGCCAGCGCGCGCAAGCGCTGTTCGACGCCGTGGTGCAGGCCTTCAGCCCGGCCGAGCCACACCTGCAGCGCATTGAACGTGGTTAG
- a CDS encoding IPTL-CTERM sorting domain-containing protein, which translates to MSFIPPRAALARSRTRPAVRRSRHPTRRAKHLGVVAALALLALPAAPALAETYHFTSPNFTSAYIGAPGPTGAYTSSMRVTGSFTTAAPLPANMPLTPIGPGASPVRVTSWSFFDGVRTYTSADSALLYGLPAQFAVATDATGQIVGHEIDLIQPPPPHVLNQVVASLALNGTRTLVVGDSVCQAVSATPPVICTSVRQMGALESAQGPGGGTWSVTADPASVPTLSLASLAALGAALAGVAAASRRRRAG; encoded by the coding sequence ATGAGCTTCATCCCGCCCCGCGCTGCGCTGGCCCGCAGCCGCACGCGCCCCGCCGTGCGCCGCAGCAGGCACCCCACGCGCCGCGCCAAGCACCTGGGCGTCGTGGCGGCCCTGGCGCTGCTCGCGCTGCCCGCCGCACCCGCGCTGGCAGAGACGTACCACTTCACCTCGCCCAACTTCACCAGCGCCTACATCGGCGCCCCCGGCCCCACGGGCGCCTACACCAGCAGCATGCGGGTAACGGGCAGCTTCACCACGGCCGCGCCCTTGCCCGCCAACATGCCGCTGACGCCCATCGGCCCCGGCGCCAGCCCGGTGCGGGTGACGTCGTGGAGCTTTTTTGACGGCGTTCGCACCTACACCTCGGCCGACTCGGCTTTGCTGTACGGCCTGCCGGCGCAGTTTGCGGTGGCCACCGACGCGACCGGCCAGATCGTAGGCCATGAGATCGACCTGATCCAGCCACCGCCGCCGCACGTGTTGAACCAGGTGGTCGCGTCGTTGGCGTTGAACGGCACACGCACGCTGGTGGTGGGCGATTCGGTCTGCCAGGCCGTGTCGGCCACCCCGCCCGTGATCTGCACCAGCGTGCGGCAGATGGGCGCCCTTGAATCGGCCCAAGGTCCCGGCGGGGGCACGTGGTCGGTCACGGCCGACCCGGCCAGCGTGCCCACGCTGTCGCTGGCCAGTCTGGCTGCGCTGGGCGCGGCGCTGGCGGGCGTGGCCGCAGCCTCGCGCCGACGACGCGCGGGCTGA
- a CDS encoding YheT family hydrolase, producing MKAAYQAPVWLPGGQLQTIGPALWARRVTGPTIRYRRERWDTPDGDFVDVDWLDNAAPAAAAATETATGPAAKAAPVNPPGAGASRSSQPLLVLFHGLEGSSRSHYAEALADWARAQGVAFAVPHFRGCSGTINRAPRAYHCGDFAEIGWLLQRFHAAQQARGGGPVLAVGVSLGGNALLRWAGEAGAEAARTVQAVAGVCAPLDMAASGHAIGRGFNRQVYTRMFLRTMKAKARAKLAQYPGLFNARRLAAARDLYEFDDLFTAPLHGFAGVDDYWRCGSAKPHLGAVRVPALVLNARNDPFVPAASLPRADEVSRHVTLWQPAQGGHVGFAEGRWPPGDVHWMPRAVGGWLLAAAGLGA from the coding sequence GTGAAAGCCGCTTACCAAGCCCCCGTCTGGCTGCCCGGCGGGCAGCTGCAGACGATCGGGCCCGCGCTGTGGGCGCGCCGCGTGACCGGCCCGACCATCCGCTACCGGCGCGAGCGCTGGGACACGCCCGATGGCGACTTCGTGGACGTGGATTGGCTGGACAACGCCGCGCCCGCCGCGGCAGCGGCAACCGAGACAGCGACCGGCCCCGCGGCGAAGGCGGCGCCCGTCAACCCACCCGGCGCGGGCGCCAGCCGGTCATCACAGCCGCTGCTCGTGCTCTTCCACGGCCTGGAAGGCTCGTCGCGCAGCCACTATGCCGAAGCCCTGGCCGACTGGGCGCGCGCGCAGGGCGTGGCCTTCGCCGTGCCGCACTTTCGCGGCTGTTCGGGCACGATCAACCGCGCGCCACGCGCCTACCACTGTGGCGACTTTGCCGAGATCGGCTGGCTTTTGCAGCGCTTTCACGCCGCGCAACAGGCGCGCGGCGGCGGCCCGGTGCTGGCCGTGGGCGTCTCGCTGGGTGGCAACGCGCTGCTGCGCTGGGCCGGCGAAGCGGGCGCTGAGGCCGCGCGCACCGTGCAGGCGGTTGCCGGCGTGTGCGCACCGCTGGACATGGCCGCCAGCGGCCACGCCATCGGCCGGGGCTTCAACCGGCAGGTGTACACCCGCATGTTCCTGCGAACGATGAAGGCCAAGGCACGCGCCAAGCTGGCGCAGTACCCCGGCCTGTTCAACGCGCGGCGGCTGGCCGCCGCGCGCGATCTGTATGAGTTTGACGACCTCTTCACCGCGCCGCTGCACGGCTTCGCGGGGGTAGACGACTACTGGCGCTGCGGCTCCGCCAAGCCGCATCTGGGCGCCGTGCGCGTGCCCGCCCTGGTGCTGAACGCGCGCAACGACCCTTTCGTGCCCGCCGCATCGCTGCCCCGCGCGGACGAGGTCAGCCGCCACGTCACCCTGTGGCAGCCCGCGCAGGGCGGCCATGTGGGCTTTGCCGAAGGCCGCTGGCCGCCGGGCGACGTGCATTGGATGCCACGGGCAGTGGGCGGCTGGCTGTTGGCGGCGGCGGGCCTGGGGGCGTGA
- a CDS encoding efflux transporter outer membrane subunit: MSDMILTRWSPLALATALLVSGCSLTPHYERPAAPVATAWPASAGAQPEGLIAAAELPWQQFVQDEQLRQLVQLSIDNNRDLRVAVQNIEQARAQYQIRRADQVPTLGATAGGTRSAPNPYAALGGGSVSSTYSVGIGVSAWELDFFGRVAALKDAALADYLATEEARKSAQISLIASVMSTWLQLKTDTELLALADRTLATRDQSLRLTKLRFDNGASSALDMRQAESLSANAQATRAQQQRLRAQDINLLTLLVGAPIPESLIPAVPPVTAAQASNDLTQPTPAAEPAAALPRFAEVPAGLPSDLLLRRPDIRAAEQQLIGANANIGAARANFFPRITLTGSLGRVSADLDGLFGSGGSRAWSFGPSITLPIFDMGRNVAGLNSAKAGREIAVAQYEKTIQTAFREVADGLAGRATLADQVTALNAQAEAERDRFRLADLRYRNGIANYLDLLDAQRSLFAVEQALAQTQLAQRANEVQLYKALGGGWIDAQPEATAASAPAR; encoded by the coding sequence ATGAGCGACATGATCCTCACCCGCTGGTCGCCGCTGGCGCTGGCCACTGCACTGCTGGTCAGCGGCTGCTCGCTGACACCCCACTACGAACGGCCCGCCGCACCAGTGGCCACCGCGTGGCCGGCCAGCGCCGGCGCGCAGCCGGAAGGCCTGATTGCCGCTGCCGAGCTGCCTTGGCAGCAGTTTGTTCAGGACGAGCAGCTGCGCCAGCTGGTGCAGCTGTCGATCGACAACAACCGCGACCTGCGCGTGGCGGTGCAGAACATCGAGCAGGCGCGCGCGCAGTACCAGATCCGCCGCGCCGACCAGGTGCCCACGCTCGGCGCCACCGCCGGTGGCACACGCTCGGCCCCCAACCCCTATGCGGCGCTGGGTGGCGGCAGTGTGTCCTCGACCTATTCGGTGGGCATCGGCGTGTCCGCCTGGGAGCTGGACTTCTTCGGCCGCGTCGCCGCACTGAAGGATGCCGCCCTGGCCGACTACCTGGCCACCGAAGAGGCTCGCAAATCGGCGCAGATCAGCCTGATTGCCAGCGTGATGAGCACCTGGCTGCAGCTCAAGACCGACACCGAGCTGCTGGCCCTGGCCGACCGCACACTGGCCACGCGCGACCAGTCGCTGCGCCTGACCAAGCTGCGCTTTGACAATGGCGCCTCTTCGGCGCTGGACATGCGCCAGGCCGAGTCGCTCAGCGCCAACGCACAGGCCACCCGCGCGCAGCAGCAACGCCTGCGTGCGCAGGACATCAACCTGCTCACGCTGTTGGTGGGCGCGCCCATTCCGGAATCGCTCATCCCCGCTGTGCCGCCGGTCACCGCAGCGCAAGCCAGCAACGACCTGACGCAGCCGACCCCGGCCGCGGAGCCCGCCGCCGCACTGCCGCGTTTTGCCGAGGTGCCCGCGGGCTTGCCGTCTGACTTGCTGCTGCGCCGCCCGGACATCCGCGCGGCCGAGCAGCAGCTGATCGGCGCCAACGCCAACATCGGCGCGGCGCGGGCCAACTTCTTCCCGCGCATCACGCTCACCGGCTCGCTGGGCCGCGTCAGTGCCGATCTGGACGGGCTGTTCGGCTCGGGCGGCAGCAGGGCCTGGTCTTTCGGCCCCAGCATCACGCTGCCCATTTTCGACATGGGCCGCAACGTGGCGGGGCTGAATTCGGCCAAGGCGGGCCGCGAGATCGCGGTGGCGCAGTATGAAAAAACCATCCAGACCGCGTTCCGCGAAGTGGCCGACGGGCTGGCGGGCCGCGCCACACTGGCCGACCAGGTGACCGCACTCAACGCGCAGGCCGAGGCCGAACGCGACCGCTTCCGCCTGGCCGACCTGCGTTACCGCAATGGCATTGCCAACTACCTGGATCTGCTGGACGCACAGCGTTCGCTCTTCGCGGTGGAACAGGCGCTGGCGCAAACGCAGCTGGCGCAGCGGGCCAACGAAGTGCAGCTGTACAAGGCCCTGGGCGGCGGCTGGATCGACGCCCAGCCCGAGGCCACCGCGGCCAGCGCGCCAGCGCGCTGA
- a CDS encoding efflux RND transporter periplasmic adaptor subunit has translation MPEHRTVRRFAPHHLLPLGAAVLIALSLAACGEKKEAGGAGAPGSAAPPPPEVGVITAQPESVGLTTELPGRLEASRVAQVRARATGILTKRVFTEGSDVRAGQLLYQIDAAPYQASEQSAQAQLAQAQAQLANASGVVTRYRPLVAANAVSKQEYDAAVASEKAAQAQVAVARAAVRTAGINLGYATVTAPISGRIGRSLVTEGALVSATEGTQLATIQQINPLYVNFTQSATDALRLRRAMEAGTLKSAGAGAASVRIVLEDGTEYAQRAKLLFSDLTVDEATGQVTLRAEVPNPKGDLLPGLYVRIRAEQAEVSNAIAVPQQAVTRSDTGDTLTVVGEGGKLEKRQVKVTAGQNNRWIVTEGLKAGEQVMVDGFQKLQMMPPGTPVKPVPWKQNAGSAPAGKAAAGASAPASAAVPASAPASAASSAQAPAPKQ, from the coding sequence AGAAGCGGGCGGGGCTGGCGCGCCCGGCTCTGCCGCGCCTCCGCCGCCCGAAGTGGGCGTGATCACCGCGCAGCCCGAATCCGTCGGCCTGACCACCGAGCTGCCCGGTCGGCTGGAGGCTTCTCGCGTGGCGCAGGTGCGCGCGCGGGCCACCGGCATCCTGACCAAGCGCGTGTTCACCGAAGGCTCGGACGTTCGCGCTGGCCAGCTGCTCTATCAGATCGACGCGGCGCCTTACCAGGCCAGCGAGCAGAGCGCGCAGGCGCAACTGGCGCAGGCGCAGGCGCAGCTGGCCAACGCCAGCGGCGTGGTCACGCGCTATCGCCCGCTGGTGGCCGCCAACGCGGTCAGCAAGCAGGAATACGACGCTGCCGTGGCCTCGGAGAAAGCCGCGCAGGCGCAGGTGGCTGTGGCGCGCGCTGCCGTGCGCACGGCTGGCATCAACCTGGGCTACGCCACGGTGACGGCCCCGATCTCGGGTCGCATCGGCCGCTCGCTGGTCACCGAAGGTGCGCTGGTCAGCGCCACCGAAGGCACGCAGCTGGCCACGATCCAGCAGATCAATCCGCTGTATGTCAACTTCACGCAATCGGCCACGGATGCGCTGCGCCTGCGCCGCGCGATGGAAGCCGGCACGCTCAAGAGCGCTGGCGCCGGTGCGGCGTCGGTGCGCATCGTGCTGGAAGACGGCACCGAGTACGCCCAGCGCGCGAAGCTGCTGTTTTCTGACCTGACGGTGGATGAGGCCACTGGCCAGGTCACCCTGCGCGCCGAAGTGCCCAACCCGAAGGGTGATTTGCTGCCGGGCCTGTATGTGCGCATCCGCGCCGAGCAAGCCGAAGTGAGCAACGCCATTGCCGTGCCGCAGCAGGCCGTGACGCGCAGCGACACCGGCGACACGCTGACAGTGGTGGGCGAGGGCGGCAAGCTGGAGAAGCGCCAGGTGAAAGTCACTGCCGGGCAAAACAACCGCTGGATCGTCACCGAGGGCCTGAAAGCGGGCGAGCAGGTCATGGTCGACGGCTTCCAAAAGCTGCAAATGATGCCGCCCGGCACACCGGTGAAACCCGTGCCCTGGAAGCAAAACGCTGGTTCCGCGCCTGCGGGCAAGGCGGCGGCCGGGGCTTCCGCACCGGCTTCGGCGGCTGTGCCTGCCTCAGCGCCCGCGTCGGCCGCCTCGTCTGCCCAAGCCCCTGCTCCGAAGCAGTAA
- a CDS encoding c-type cytochrome yields the protein MSENTHEEAHTGPVKTPKQLFWVSVGAFVIPVFVIIGLVYFVTSGNKQAPGATDVARGIAERLQKVGTVEVRDANRPLEEGATVYKTQCAACHAAGVSGAPKFGDAAAWGPRIALGFDTLVHDALKGKNAMPPQGGGNFNDTEIARAVAYMANAGGAKFTEPAAPAAGASDAASAAGDAAPAAAAPAAAAAPAPAAAPAASAQAPAAAAVAAAPAAAAVAAAPAAADPGVGKALYEKSCVLCHGAGVAGAPKFGDKAAWAPYVATGIDTMLKVAISGKGAMPPRGASTATDDELRAAIQYMVDHAK from the coding sequence ATGAGCGAGAACACGCACGAGGAAGCACACACCGGCCCGGTCAAGACCCCCAAGCAGCTGTTCTGGGTCAGTGTGGGGGCCTTCGTGATCCCCGTGTTCGTCATCATCGGGCTGGTCTATTTCGTCACTTCCGGCAACAAGCAAGCACCCGGCGCCACCGACGTGGCGCGCGGCATTGCCGAACGCCTGCAGAAAGTCGGCACCGTGGAAGTGCGCGACGCCAACCGTCCGCTGGAAGAAGGCGCTACCGTCTACAAGACCCAATGCGCGGCCTGCCACGCAGCGGGTGTGTCCGGCGCGCCCAAGTTTGGCGATGCTGCCGCCTGGGGCCCGCGCATTGCGCTGGGTTTTGACACGCTGGTGCACGACGCGCTGAAGGGCAAGAACGCCATGCCTCCGCAAGGCGGCGGCAACTTCAACGACACCGAGATCGCCCGCGCCGTGGCCTACATGGCCAACGCTGGCGGCGCCAAGTTCACCGAACCGGCTGCGCCTGCTGCTGGCGCCAGCGACGCCGCTTCGGCCGCGGGTGATGCCGCCCCTGCAGCAGCAGCGCCCGCCGCTGCCGCTGCGCCGGCACCTGCGGCGGCTCCGGCCGCCTCTGCCCAAGCCCCTGCTGCCGCAGCTGTAGCAGCTGCCCCGGCGGCTGCGGCCGTGGCCGCTGCGCCGGCCGCTGCCGATCCTGGCGTGGGCAAGGCGCTGTACGAGAAAAGCTGCGTGCTGTGCCATGGCGCTGGCGTGGCCGGCGCACCCAAGTTTGGCGACAAGGCCGCCTGGGCGCCCTACGTGGCGACCGGCATCGACACCATGCTGAAAGTGGCTATCAGCGGCAAAGGCGCCATGCCGCCGCGCGGCGCCAGCACCGCGACCGACGACGAGCTGCGTGCTGCCATCCAGTACATGGTGGACCACGCCAAGTAA